One window from the genome of Dermacentor silvarum isolate Dsil-2018 chromosome 7, BIME_Dsil_1.4, whole genome shotgun sequence encodes:
- the LOC119457826 gene encoding transmembrane protein 223-like gives MSGRLLMLCQGLGRFTPNFLRVRAAARIASPAGNSGGSSLRATRANSSSVQGTPQPSAKLPFEVDTNVAKPTEIYRFDKFNVFGALRVFTVTQMFLWAYMAHVCYTITDPRNAPPPDLNTSGRVGGLLQFLRDRLTTDPYRYGLTAFCVAIGTLVVTSSSIFLLRSVRSIVLLKGGQQVFVQTYAPFVELRAFEVPLEHISCRQSRLQKSSYISLKIKGHRLYYMLDQRGIFPHPKLFDNTVGVARKLK, from the exons ATGAGCGGGCGCCTCTTGATGTTATGCCAAGGACTCGGGCGTTTCACGCCGAACTTTCTGCGCGTGCGGGCAGCAGCACGAATAGCTTCGCCGGCCGGCAACAGCGGCGGCAGCTCGTTACGGGCGACCCGTGCGAACAGCTCATCTGTGCAGGGCACGCCGCAACCGTCGGCGAAACTGCCTTTCGAAGTGGACACGAACGTTGCCAAACCAACGGAGATCTATCGCTTCGACAAGTTCAATGTGTTCGGGGCTCTTCGGGTGTTCACTGTGACGCAAATGTTTCTCTGGGCCTACATGGCTCACGTCTGTTACACAATCACCGATCCACGGAATGCTCCACCACCGGACCTGAACACTAGTGGTAGGGTCGGCGGACTGCTGCAGTTCCTTCGCGACCGCTTGACTACTGACCCGTACCGCTACGGCTTGACGGCCTTCTGCGTAGCAATCG GCACTTTGGTGGTTACGAGTAGCAGCATATTCCTCCTGCGTAGCGTGCGCTCCATCGTGCTGCTGAAGGGCGGCCAGCAAGTGTTTGTGCAGACGTACGCGCCATTTGTGGAGCTGCGTGCCTTCGAGGTTCCGCTGGAACACATCAGCTGCCGCCAGTCGCGACTCCAGAAGTCCAGCTACATTTCGCTCAAGATAAAGGGCCACCGGCTGTACTATATGCTCGACCAGCGGGGCATCTTCCCGCATCCCAAGCTGTTCGACAACACCGTGGGCGTCGCGCGGAAGCTGAAGTAA